Proteins encoded in a region of the Melospiza melodia melodia isolate bMelMel2 unplaced genomic scaffold, bMelMel2.pri scaffold_35, whole genome shotgun sequence genome:
- the LOC134434403 gene encoding olfactory receptor 14A16-like, protein MSNSSSISHFLLLALADTRQLQLLHFCLLLGISLAALLGNGLIISAVACGHHLHTPMFFFLLNLALTDLGSICTTVPKAMHNSLWDTRNISYSGCAAQLFFFVFFISAEYFLLTIMCYDRYMSICKPLHYGTLLGSRACAHMAAAAWASAFLNALLHTANTFSLPLCHGNALDQFFCDVPPILKVSCSHTNSHRELGYLVVTCCLALCCFVFIVFSYVQIFRAVLRIPSEQGRHKAFSTCLPHLAVVSVFISTAIFAYLKPSSMSSPSLDLALSVLYSVVPPALNPLIYSLRNQELKAAVRRLMTGWFQRH, encoded by the coding sequence atgtccaacagcagctccatcagccacttcctcctgctggcattggcagacacgcggcagctgcagctcctgcacttctgcctcttgctgggcatctccctggctgccctcctgggcaacggcctcatcatcagcgccgtagcctgcggccaccacctgcacacacccatgttcttcttcctgctcaacctggccctcactgacctgggctccatctgcaccactgtccccaaagccatgcacaattccctctgggacaccaggaacatctcctactcaggatgtgctgcacagctctttttctttgtgttcttcatctcagcagagtatttcctcctgaccatcatgtgctatgaccgctatatgtccatctgcaaacccctgcactacgggaccctcctgggcagcagagcttgtgcccacatggcagcagctgcctgggccagtgcctttctcaatgctctgctgcacacagccaatacattttccctgcccctgtgccatggcaatgccctggaccagttcttctgtgacgtGCCCCCAATCCTCAAGGTCTCCTGCTCACACACTAACTCCCACAGGGAACTTGGTTATCTTGTTGTTACTTGCTGTTTAGCActttgctgttttgtgttcattgttttctcctatgtgcagatcttcagggctgtgctgaggatcccctctgagcagggacggcacaaagccttttccacctgcctccctcaccttgctgtggtgtctgtgttcatcagcacagccatatttgcctacctgaagccctcctccatgtcctccccatccctggatctggccctgtcagttctgtactcagtggtgcctccagccctgaaccccctcatctacagcctgaggaaccaggagctcaaggctgcagtgagaagactgatgactggatggtttcagagacATTAA